GTTTGGAGCAATAACGCCCATCCCGCCAGTATTAAGACCGGTGTCACCATCGTGAGCGCGTTTGTGATCTTGAGATGAAATCATTGGGATGCAAGTTTTTCCATCACAGAAGGAAAGAACACTAACTTCAGGCCCTGTCAAAAACTCCTCAACGACAATCTTGTTTCCAGCATCGCCAAAATGTTTGTCAACCATGATTTCCTGGATGCCACTCAAAGCCTCTTTTTTTGTTTGGCAGATTAAAACACCTTTACCAAGAGCAAGCCCGTCAGCTTTCAACACGACAGGAAACTTCTCAAGGGAATTGATGTAGCCAAAAGCCGCTTGGGCATCATCAAATGTTTCAAAAGCAGCTGTTGGAATGTTATATTTTTTCATCAAATCTTTAGAAAATGCTTTGCTAGCCTCAATTCTTGCAGCATGTTTATCGGGCCCAAAAGCAGGAATGCCAACTTCGGCCAAAGCATCGACCATGCCTAATGCTAGTGGATCATCTTGCGCAACAATTACATAATCAATTTCGTTATCTTTAGCGAATTTCACCATCGAATCTACATCTGTAGATGCGATAGGTTCAATTTTTGCGTCGTATGAAATTCCGCCATTGCCTGGTGCACACCAAATCTCGTCAACACCATCACTTTTCTTCAAAGCGCGAATGATAGCATGCTCCCTGCCGCCGCCGCCAACTACTAAGATTTTCATAATGTCTCCTAAATGCGTGAATTAATGATGAAACAAACGAATTCCACAGAATGCCATTGCTATTCCAAAACGATTGCAAGTATCAATCACCTGCTGGTCTCGGATTGATCCACCAGGCTCCACTATAGCAGTAACGCCAGATCTTTGTGCACGCTCAATATTGTCTCCAAACGGGAAAAAAGCGTCACTAGCAAGTGACACTCCGCTCACATGAGAAAGATACTCTTCTTTTTCTTCTTTAGTTAAAGGTTCAGGTTTAGAAGTAAAAGTTTCACTCCAAACTTCCTCTCCAATAACATCTTCTGGATGATCGCCTAGGTAAACATCAATTGCATTGTCGATGTTTGGCTTTGCTACATCATCTCTAAAAGGCAAGTTTAGGACCTTATCCATGTGACGAAGCTGCCAATAATCAGCTTTATTACCAGCCAAACGCGTGCAGTGAATTCTAGACTGCTGACCAGCCCCAACACCAATCGTTTGCCCATCTTGAACATAGCACACTGAATTCGATTGAGTGTATTTCAAGGTTATTAAAGCGATGATGAGGTCACGTTTTTGCTCGTCGCTAATGTTTTTATTCTCAGTAACGATGCTAGACAGCATTGTTACGGCATTTATTTCTAAATCTTGTCTTCCCTGCTCAAAAGTCACTCCAAATACGCTTCGTTTTTCTTGCTTTGCAGGAACATAGTCAGGGTCAATTTTTACAACGTTATAGTTTCCCTTTTTCTTAGATTTTAGAATTTCTAGCGCTTTATCTTCATATCCAGGGGCGATAATTCCATCGCTGACTTCGTGTTTTATGAGCATTGCCGTTGGCACATCGCAAACATCAGATAGTGCAATCCAGTCACCAAATGAAGACATTCTGTCAGCCCCACGAGCACGAGAATAGGCACAAGCAAGTGGTGAGAGTTCCGCATCTTTGTCGACATGATACATTGCACGCAAAGAGTCATCTAAAGCAAGACCAATGGCTGCACCTGCTGGCGAGACGTGCTTAAAACTGGTAGCAGCAGGAATTCCTGTTGCTTCCTTTAAATTGCGAACTAACTGCCATGAATTAAAAGCATCTAAAAAATTGATGTAACCAGGGTGTCCATTTAAAATGTCAATAGGTAAATCAGATCCATTTTCCATAAAAATGCGAGCTGGCTTTTGATTAGGGTTTGTCCCATATTTCAACTCAAATTCTCTCATTTTATGCACTCACCCTTTCGTATTTATTCATAATCGAGCGTGTTTGCTTGCCTGTTTTCAAATCAAATTCATAGCACAAAAGGCTAATCTTGTTGTCTTTGTTCAACGACTCCCAAATTGCATTTTGCAGACAATTGATGCATGCAATGTCCCCTGTTATCTTTATTGGCTCTGAGTCAAAAGAAGGCAACGGATTGCCATCATCTACATAGGTTGTAATCAATCGTCCCTCTCCGGCTGGCACATCATCATAAAAGTAGAAAAATCTAGATGCTGCTTGCGATGATGAATCAGCACACTTCAAAATAGACATTGCAACGCCACCATTGCGAGTGTCAATCATCATTGAAATTCTTGGAGTGAAATTTGGAGCATCGTCTTCAAAAGTTCTTGTGAAAAGTGAGTTTTGAAATGCTTCGTTAGTGCTATCAGAACTATTTAGAGCTTCATAAATCGTGTCTGTTTGATCTCCATTCGTAATGATAGTAATTCCTTTTTCAACAACATCTAAAGATGCGTTGTAGATAATCAAATGAGGGTCTTCACACAAGGTATCATCAGCAGCAAGAGTTCTAACTCCAAGACCCGCGTAGTCTCCATCTGTTATTTCTTGAAAAACACGATTTCTGCTGTTAGAACTTCTTCCCATAATCCAATAGGCAGCAACGAGTCTCTCGTCAGACACTTTGTAAAAAACAAGCCCACGACCAGGATAGGTCTTGTTTTTCAGGTAGTTTTTTAAATCTGTCATGCTTTTTCCTTTATCTAGGCATCCAAATCGGAACAAACTTTAGCAAGAGCAACTGGTAACAACTTCCATTCTGCCTGTTCCATAATTCGCTTTTGAAGCGTTTCTGGGGTGTCACCATCGAGCACTTCCACGGCCTTTTGGGCAATAATTGGCCCTCCATCACATTCACAATTTACAAAATGAACAGTAGCCCCACTGACTTTCACTCCTCGCTGCAAAGCAGCTTCATGGACCTTTAATCCATAAAAGCCCTTTCCGCAAAAACTTGGAACCAAAGATGGGTGAACATTAATAATTCTATTTTCAAACTCACTAATGACAGTTTCATCAAGAATAGTCATGAACCCTGCAAGAACTACCACGTCAATGTTATTGTTTCTCAAAATGGAAACGAGAGCTTTGCCATAATCAGCAGTGCTCTCGAAATCTTTGCGCTTTAAAACTTCCGTTTTAATGTTGGCATTCTTTGCCCTGGTTAGAGCATATGCGTTTTCATTAGAAGAAAGAACAAGTTCAATTCGTCCATGTTCGATATTCCCAGCTTGCTGAGCATCAATTAGAGCTTGCAAGTTGGTGCCACCGCCTGAAACTAAAACTGCAACGTTAATCACACAAAGCTCACTTTCTCACCTGGAACTAATTTTCCAAGAACATGAGGAACATCACCATGCTTTTTTGCAATTTCGAAAACTTCTTCAACATTTTCAGGAGAAGATACAACACACATTCCAATTCCCATATTAAATGTGTTGTAGATGTCTCCATCTTCCATATTTGCAAGTGACTGCATTAATTTGAAAATTGGTTTAACAGGTACATTTGACAGCACAATTTCTGCACTCAAACCATCTCTTAGGCCACGCGGAATGTTTTCGATAAAACCTCCGCCAGTAATGTGCATAAATCCTTTTGATAGTCCACGCTTTGTCATCTCAAGCAATGAACCTACATAAATTTTTGTTGGCGTGATGAGCTCTTCGCCTAAAGTTTTTCCAAGCTCATCGTAGTGTTTGTTTAAATTATCTGGATTGTTGTCGATGTCAAAAATTTTTCGAACGAGCGAAAACCCATTAGAATGAACGCCAGATGATTCCAAGCCAATAATTACGTCGCCTTCAACTTGCTTGTCAGGCGAAATCATTTTATCAGCGTCAATTAGACCAACAGAAAAACCTGCCAAATCATATTCATTATCACCATAAAAACCAGGCATTTCAGCAGTTTCCCCACCAACAAGGGCACATCCTGCCATCACGCAGCCATCAGAAATGCCAGATACAATTTGTTCAATTTTTTCTGGTTCATTTTTTCCACATGCGATGTAGTCAAGAAACAAAAGAGGTTCAGCGCCTGCACAAGCAATGTCATTTACACACATCGCAACACAATCAATGCCTACTGTGTCATGTTTGTCAAGAATGTGCGCAATCTTTAGCTTGGTTCCAACACCGTCTGTGCCTGAAATGAGAGTAGGACTAGACATTCCAGAAACGTTATTTTTGATAGAAAAGGCTCCACCAAAACCTCCAAGGCCACCGACACATTCTTCACGTGTTGTTCTTGCAACATGCTTTTTTATGAGTTCAACAGCGCGATATCCCGCACAAACATCCACGCCTGCTTCGGCATATTTGCCCATCTAAATCAACTCCAAACCTTTATATTTTTTTTCCGGTGCCCGATTGGCTTAACGGGCGCATATGTGTTTCCACAACATTTGAATCTTTAATTTCAACAGGGTATTCATTATTAAAACAGCCTAAACAGAAACCACAATCAGAATTAATCGCAAGTTTTTTCGAATCCTCAAGTGATAAATATCCCAAACTATCGCATCCCAGAATGTCACGAATTTCATCATCGGACCTGTTTGTGGCTACTAACAAATCGGCATCAGGAACATCAGTTCCAAAAAAACAAGGATGCCTAAAAGGAGGTGAAGACACCCTAAAATGCACTTCCCTTGCTCCCGCTCGATAGAGAAGCTGAATAAGTCGCTTCGAAGTTGTGCCACGCACTATTGAATCGTCAACAAGCACTACACGCTTGTCTTTTATAGTTGAAGGAATAGGGTTTAGTTTAATTCGAACAGTGTTTGCTCTTTCTTTTTGTGACCCTTGGATAAAACTTCTGCCAACATATTTATTTTTAACAATGCCTGTTGCATATGGAATTCCACTTTCCTGGGCAAATCCTTGTGCAGCATCAAGACCCGAATCAGGAGCTCCAATAACAACATCAGCATCAGCTGGATGTGAACGTGCCAAAAGCTTTCCGGCTTCAACGCGTGATTCATGAACACACGTGTTCTCAATTATTGAATCAGGGCGTGCAAAATACATATATTCAAACACGCAAAGAGAGAACGGTGCAGTGTTGCACTTATCTTTAATTGAGCGCATTCCATCATAATCAATCACAATAATTTCGCCAGGAAGAACATCACGAAGAAGCTTAGCCCCAACAGTGTCAAGCGCACAGGACTCGCTTGCTATCGCATAACCACCACCCTCCAGTGTTCCAATGCACAAAGGTCTGATCCCATGAGGGTCTCTGACGGCAATCAACTTTGTTGCGCTCATCACAACGAGACAATAGGCCCCCTCAATTACATCCATGACCTTAAGAATTGCTGTTTCAATGTCTGGCGATTTGATTCTTGCCTGGGTGATTAAATGAGTAATTATTTCAGTGTCAGAAGTTCCGTGAAAAATAGAACCACTTTCCTCAAGTTTCATTCTCAATTCTTGAGCATTAGTGAGATTTCCATTGTGAGAAAGTGCAAGAGAGCCTTTAGAGTGATGGACAATCATAGGCTGAGCATTTGCCAGCGTTCGATGACCACTGGTCGCATATCGAACGTGTCCAGTTGCCATCTTCGCAGAACAGTCGAGACCTTCTAGCGCACGCTTTGTAAAAACGTCACTAACAAGCCCCATGCCTTTGTATCCGCTCAAAACGCCATCTACGTTTAACGCTATTCCGCAACTTTCCTGACCTCTGTGCTGAAGAGACAAAAGAGCGCGATAGGTTTCATATGGCAAATCCATGTCCCCGGCTTTATCATAGATTCCGAAAACGCCACATTCTTCTCCAAGTTTAACTTCTGGAGTAATGTCTAATTGTTTTGTCATTTTTTCTTTCTTTTATTAAAGGTAATAACTAACCGATGAGTCTTTTCATGACCTCCTGGTATGCTCCCTCTTCACCACCAAGATCGCGTCTAAAAAGGTCTTTATCTAGATGCTCTCCAGTTGATTTGTCCCAAAAACGACAAGTGTCTGGAGAGATTTCATCAGCGAGAATAATGGTCCCATCAGGGGTTCTTCCAAACTCAACCTTAAAATCAATCAATCGAATGTTTGCTGCATCCATAATTTCTTTTAGTAAGTCGTTTACCTTAAATGCATATTCAGTGATTTTGTCGATTTCATCCTGAGTGGCAAGACCTAAAGCCAACGCATAATAATGGTTAATTAACGGGTCGTGCAAATCGTCATTTTTATAGCTAAACTCTAAAATTGGGCACAAAAGTTCAGTTCCCTCTTCAACACCCATGCGTTTTGAAAAAGAGCCCGCAGCAACGTTTCTAATAATTACTTCAAGAGGCACAATCTCTACTTTTTTCACAAAAGTATCACGATCGTTAATTTCTTCAACATAGTGAGTCGGAATGCCTGACTTCTCAAACTTTTGCATAATTGCATTTGAAAGCTTGTTGTTAACTAGGCCTTTGTCTTTAATTGTGCCCTTTTTAGCACCGTCACCTGCCGTCGCATCATCTTTGTAATGAACCATCACAATGTTGTCGTCGTCGGTTGCAAAAACCTGTTTTGCCTTGCCCTCATAGAGCATTTCTTTTACTTCAAAACTCACTTTTCCTCCTAGAATTGCAGGTGATAAATTTAAAGCATCGACTGGAGCTGCTCATCTTTTGACAAAATGTCGTTAATTGTTTCATCCCTAAAATTATCGAGACTCAAAGCAAGCTCTTCATCGCTTAAAGCTAAAATTGATATTGTCAGATAGGCAGCATTTTTTGCACCGTCCACAGCAACTGTGGCAACCGGAAAACCACTAGGCATTTGAACAGTTGAAAGAAGCGCGTCAAGCCCATCCTCAATTCCCCCTGATAAAGGAAGACCAATCACAGGTAGAGTAGTGTTAGCCGCGAATGCTCCAGCCAAATGAGCAGCCATTCCAGCGGCGCAAATTATTACGCCAAAACCATTTTTCTTTGCCTCTTTAGCAGCCTTGGCAGCTTCGTTTGGAGTGCGATGTGCTGATATTACATGTGCCTCAAAATCTACATTGAATTTTTTTAAAATATCGCAACATTTTAGAACTTTGTCGGCGTCAGAAATAGACCCCATTACAACAAGAACGCGCTTGTGTGCAGACACAAATAACTCCTTTGAAACAAATTTGTAACAAGTAAACAATAGCAGTTCAGAGTGCATTTTTTAGCGAATTTCAACCACTATTTTTAAGTATAACCCACATTTAGCACAATTGAAACACAATCGAAATATGCAAACTCTAGACTAAAGATGTTGTTCAAAGAAAAAAACGAACTAAGAGGAGGAATCATGTCTTATATACAAGATGTTCTCGAGCAACTAGAAAAGAAAAATCCTGGACAACCAGAATTCATTCAAGCTGCATCTGAAGTTTTGACTTCACTTGAGCCAGTTATGGATCGTCATCCAGAATTTGAACAGGCAGCTCTTCTTGAACGCATCACAGAGCCAGAGAGAGTGGTAATGTTCCGTGTGCCATGGGTAGATGACAACGGCAAGGTTCAAGTAAATCGCGGCATGCGTGTTGAATTCAACAGCGCAATTGGACCATACAAAGGTGGTCTTCGTTTGCACCCAACAGTAAACCTTGGAATCATTAAATTCTTGGGCTTTGAACAAATTTTCAAAAACTCACTCACAACTCTTCCAATGGGCGGCGGTAAAGGTGGATCTGATTTCGATCCTAAAGGAAAGTCAGACATGGAAGTAATGCGCTTCTGCCAGTCATTTATGACAGAGCTTTGCAAGCACATTGGGCCAGACACCGACGTTCCAGCAGGTGACATTGGAACTGGCGGACGCGAAATCGGCTACATGTTTGGTCAATATAAGAGAATCAGGAATGAATTCACCGGAGTTTTAACTGGCAAAGGTCTAGAGTGGGGCGGATCTCTTGCAAGAACCGAAGCAACTGGCTATGGCCTTGTCTACATCGTATCAGAGCTATTAAGCACAAAGGGCGACAGCTTCGATGGAAAGACAGTTTGCATTTCAGGCTCTGGCAACGTTGCAATTTATGCTTGCGAAAAAGCTCAGCAACTAGGTGCTAAAGTTGTAACAATGAGCGACTCATCTGGTTGGGTTTATGACAAAGACGGCATTGATGTTGCTCTTGTTAAGCAAATCAAAGAAGTCGAACGCGGACGCATTTCTGAATATGCAGAGCGCAAATCAGGCGTTGAATATCATGAAGGTCGTGGTGTTTGGCAAGTTAAATGCGACATCGCTCTTCCTTGTGCAACACAAAACGAACTCTTAATTGAAGACGCAAAAGAACTTATCGCTAATGGTTGCCAAGTTGTCGCAGAAGGCGCTAACATGCCAACAACCTATGATGCAACGCTCGAGCTTCAAAACAACGGTGTTACTTTTCTCCCTGGTAAAGCTGCTAACGCTGGTGGTGTTGCAGTATCTGGTCTTGAAATGTCACAGAACTCTGAGCGTCTGTCTTGGACATTTGAGGAAGTAGATGAGAAACTCAAGAACATCATGAAGAGCATCTTTGCACAAATCGACGGTGCTGCTAAAGAATATGGTGTTGAAGGCAACTATGTTGCAGGTGCTAACATCGCAGGCTTCCTGAAGGTTGCAAAATCAATGATGGCTCAAGGAATCGTCTAATCAAAGTCTTGATTATCAAGCGGTTTTGGATAAACAACTTTTTGAACAAAGACGTTAGAATCCGAAACTGTAATTACACCAACACATTTTGGGTTTGGTGATCTGAAAACGAAAGTTTTACCAATTCGCCCCTCGGAAGTTTCTGAGGGGCTCTTTTCTTTTGTGCACAAAATCACGTCAATGCCTTCATAGGCTCCCAACATGTTAGACCGAGGAGCGATGCACATTATTAAGTCTGCTCCCATTTCTTTTAATTGATAAACATAGTCTTCAACATTTTTTTTTGTGCAATAGCTTGTGATAGAAAAAATTCCTAGTTTTTTAGTACCTAGATTAATTATCTGAGGTTCCTCAGAGTTTTCATATCGACTCATGTCTACAGTGATGAGGTCTGCCTTTTTGTCTATGTAGTCACATCTAACATCTGAAGTGTAAACAGGTTTTAATTTTGCTTCATATTCAATCAATTTTTGTTTAACAGCTTCACTATCGGAAGAGACATCGTTAGCTTTTTTTTCCTGTGTGCCCGTGTTTTCCTCGACGGATTCAGACTCAACATCTTCTGAAGACGACTTGCTAGCGTCGCCAAAAACAGAGGTTTCATCATCAGAATTTGATTTTTTCTGTTCTTCATCTGTTATGAGCTTTAAAGCATAAAGAGGATCTTTTACCGCAGACTCTTCGCCAGTGCCTTTGTAGACGATAGAATAACAAAAATCCATCGTTCCAATCGACTCATCAACTTTTGTGGCCGCAACATTGAAATTCACAACATTACTAAAATATAAAAAAATTACAACTCCAGCTAAAACAAGGGTCAGGGCAAACACAACTAAGGCGATTCGCTCACGTAATGAATTGCTTACCTCAAACTCTAAATTTTCTGTTTCAACTTCATTTGACATGTCCTACATAATTTACAACATCTTTTTCAAGAACTGCCCAGTATAGGAACGATTGCACTTGGCTACATCTTCCGGAGTACCACAAACAAGGATTTCACCACCACCACTGCCACCTTCAGGGCCAAGATCAACAATCCAGTCAGCGCTTTTTATGACATCTAAATTATGCTCAATAACCAAAACTGTGTTTCCTTTGTCAACCAGGGCTTGTAACACAGCGAGCAATTGTCTGACATCTTCAAAGTGAAGCCCCGTTGTTGGTTCATCAAGAATATAAAACGTTTTTCCTGTTTGCTTTTTTTGAAGCTCTGATGCAAGTTTTACGCGCTGCGCCTCGCCGCCTGAGAGAGTTGTTGCACCTTGACCAAGGCGAATGTATCCCAAACCAACGTCGTGAAGCGTTTGCAGTTTTCTTTTTATTGAAGGAATGTTGTGAAAAAATTCAAGTGCTTCATCAACTGTCATTTCTAAAACATCGTAAATGTTTTTTCCTCTGTAATAAACAGATAATGTTTCATTGTTGTAACGCTTTCCTCCGCATTGTTCACATGGCACATAAATATCAGGCAAAAAATGCATTTCAATTTTAATTTGACCGTCACCTTTACATGCTTCACAACGGCCATTTGCAACATTAAAGGAGAATCTACCTGGCCCAAACCCCTTAGCTTTAGAATCTGGAGTGCTTGCAAAAAGCTGGCGAATATCATCCCAAAGCCCTACATAGGTCGCAGGATTAGAGCGAGGAGTTCTGCCTATGGGGCTTTGATCTATAGAAATCAGCTTGTCTAATTTATCAAGACCAGTAATTTTTTTGTAGTCACCGCATTTTTTGTGTGCGTGGTTTAGTTTGTTACCAAGAACAGGCGCAAGAGTGTCGATAATGAGAGAACTCTTGCCTGAACCTGAAACGCCAGTGACAACAGTTAGCGTTCCCAAAGGAATTTTGACATTGACTGACTTTAGGTTGTTTTGTGTAGCCCCAGATAGTGTTAGATAACCCGATTTTGCCTTTCTTCTTTCATCGGGCACCTCAATTTTTCTTTTACCAGTTAAATAGTCGGCAGTAAGCGACTTTTTTGACTTCATGATTTTGTTAACATCGCCGCAAGCAACCACCTCACCGCCATTTTCACCAGCACGCGGTCCCATGTCTACGATGTAGTCTGCACTTCTAATTGTGTCCTCGTCATGCTCAACAACTACAACAGTGTTACCAAGGTCACGAAGATGTTTTAACTGCGCAATTAAACGATCGTTGTCTCGCTGATGAAGTCCAATCGATGGCTCATCTAAGATGTACAAAACTCCAACAAGACCTGAACCTATTTGGGTGGCAAGTCGAATTCTTTGGGATTCACCACCAGACAACGTGGAAGTTGCCCTGTCAAGAGTTAAATAGTCAAGACCCACGCTAACTAAAAAATTTAGCCTTGCACAAATTTCTTTCAAAATAGGATTTGCAATTTCGGCTTCTGCGCCCTCAAATTTTAAACTTGAAAAAAATTCAAGGCATTCTTTAGACGAAAGTTCGCAAACATCAATAATGGATTTACCATTTATTGTGACGGCCAGAATTTCTGGGCGCAAACGACGACCTTTGCACGTTTGACAAGGAACAATTGAAAAATAGCGGCTTAATTTTTCGCGCTGTTTGTCGCTCGATGCGTCCATATATCTTTCTTGAACAGCGCTAAGAATACCCTCCCAAGTCTTGTTCCAATAGGTGTTTCTGCCATCAAGTGTGTGGTAGTCAACACGCACTGGCACATCGCCAAGCCCAAACATCAAAGCATTTCTTGTCGCCTTCTTTAGTTTTTTATAGGGAGTCAAAGGTGATTCTCCCATGTGTTTTAACACAGCCCTAATAAGCTGTGGATAATAGTTTCCGCTCCTAAAAGGCTCAATCGCACCTTCTGATATTGATAAATTTTGATCAGGCACAATTAAGTCAACGTCAGGCTCTTCTCTTGAACCAATACCCAAACAATCAGGACATGAACCATATGGTGAATTAAATGAAAAATCACGCGGCTCCAATTTGTTTAGAGAAAAACCATGTTCAGGACATGCAAGAGAAAGTGAGAAAAGATGCTCGTCAGAAGGCAACTCCATTCTTGCCCCACTTGAAATAGAATCGACATTCACATCTTGTTTTGTCTTGTCAGTAACTTTAACCAAAACCTGTTTATCAGATATTCTTGTAGCGTTTTCAATAGCCTCAGCCAAACGAGAAGTGTTTTTGTCATTAATTTTTACGCGGTCTAAAACAACATCAATAAAGTGCTTTACTTGTTTGTCAAGTTTTATGGGCTCGCCATCAAGCTTTTGAATTTTTCCATTAATTCGAACGCGTGTGAATCCCTCTTTTAGAAGGTCGGCAAAGAGCTTTGTGAACTCCCCTTTCCTACCTGTGACAACAGGAGCCATAACAATAGCAACAGAATTCTCATCAAGTCCAAGCTTTAAGACTTCATCAACAATTTGATCTGTTGTTTGCTCTTTAACAACTTTTCCACAAACTGGACAATGCGCAACACCACATCTTGCATATAAAAGACGCAGGTAATCATAGATTTCTGTGGTCGTGCCAACGGTGGAACGAGGGTTTTTCGACGTTGTTTTCTGATCTATTGAAACTGCTGGTGAGAGTCCATCAATCGAATCGACATCTGGCTTGTTTGCCTGCCCTAGAAACATTCGCGCGTAGGAGCTTAGTGATTCAACATAGCGGCGCTGTCCTTCTGCATAAATCGTATCAAAAGCCAAAGATGACTTGCCAGAACCAGAAAGGCCTGTAATTACAACAAATTTATCACGAGGAATTGTGACATCTATGTTCTTTAGGTTGTGCTGCCGCGCACCTTTAACGACAATGTTTTTATTAGCCATGTTCACTACTTTCACGTTTTTATCAATCGAAAAGTAAACCAACCCTCGATTATAGTCTCCATTTAAAAATGTATTAGCTTAGACATTGGAATATAAACTGCAAGTTTACATTCAACTCACCCTTTTCATCTGAACAAAAATTAAAATGAAGCATGCATTAACTGCAATTTATTTGTCTTCATATCAATCTTAGAAAAACTTTAAGATAACACCTGTAATGCCTCACGACTTTCTAGCTTAAAAAAAGCAGCAAGTCAGAGAGAGAAAAAACTAATCTACTACCCACGAGGATGAGCCAGTTTGTGTGCTTCAAGAAGTTTAGCAGAAGAAATGTGAGTGTATATTTGTGTTGTGGAAAGGTCAACATGCCCAAGCATTTCCTGCACACTTTTCAAATCAGCGCCACCATTTAGACAGTCGGTTGCAAATGAGTGCCTCAGAACATGGGGCGAATAGGACGCATCAAGATTGGCTTTAATCAATGTTTGCTTAAACATTTTTCGAATTGCATTAGTTGAAAACTTTTTGCCAGTGTTTGAAATGAAAAACAAATCATTAGTTGAACCGTTCAAAAGGACATCTCTTGATTTATCGAGATATAACTTTAAACTTTTAAGACACAAATTGTGAAGTGGGACAATCCTCTCTTTTGAACCTTTGCCGAATAGTCTCACTTGTTGTGATTGAAAATCAACTGAAGTAATTTTTAAATCAGACACTTCTGACACACGAGAACCGCAAGCATAAATAAACTCAAGAAGTTCCTGGTCGCGAATGTCTTTTACGTCATCAGAATTCACGTGAACTTTTAATAAAGCAGCAATTTCATCGGCATTCATAACTCTTGGGAGCTTAGATTCTTTCTTAGGGCAAACTATTCCAACAACAGGGTCAGAACTTGTTGCTCCTTGCAAATTCAAGTAGCGATAAAAAGATCGAATCGAGGAGAGATGTCTATTAAGAGTGGCTTTGGCTAGCCCTTGAGATGTTAATCGGCCTAAATATTGCCTAAATTGAACGCGACTTAAACATAGTGGATCGAATTCATTGGCCTCGCACCATTCTAAAAAATTTCGCACATCGATTTCGTAGTTTCTGATTGTGTGATTCGATTTAGTTTCAACAACTAATAAAGAATTGCAGAAATTTTCAAGCATCTCTTCATGAGAATCTTCAAGACCTACTAAGAAATTGCTCAATAGATCAGACATCTACATAATCCCAAGATCTGCTAGCTGCTCAACATATTGATTTAGGGCTGCGAGGCCTCTTGATTGATATTCTGAATAACGAAGTTGTTTATTTTTTATTTTTGTATC
This portion of the Phoenicibacter congonensis genome encodes:
- the gdhA gene encoding NADP-specific glutamate dehydrogenase — translated: MSYIQDVLEQLEKKNPGQPEFIQAASEVLTSLEPVMDRHPEFEQAALLERITEPERVVMFRVPWVDDNGKVQVNRGMRVEFNSAIGPYKGGLRLHPTVNLGIIKFLGFEQIFKNSLTTLPMGGGKGGSDFDPKGKSDMEVMRFCQSFMTELCKHIGPDTDVPAGDIGTGGREIGYMFGQYKRIRNEFTGVLTGKGLEWGGSLARTEATGYGLVYIVSELLSTKGDSFDGKTVCISGSGNVAIYACEKAQQLGAKVVTMSDSSGWVYDKDGIDVALVKQIKEVERGRISEYAERKSGVEYHEGRGVWQVKCDIALPCATQNELLIEDAKELIANGCQVVAEGANMPTTYDATLELQNNGVTFLPGKAANAGGVAVSGLEMSQNSERLSWTFEEVDEKLKNIMKSIFAQIDGAAKEYGVEGNYVAGANIAGFLKVAKSMMAQGIV
- the purC gene encoding phosphoribosylaminoimidazolesuccinocarboxamide synthase; translation: MSFEVKEMLYEGKAKQVFATDDDNIVMVHYKDDATAGDGAKKGTIKDKGLVNNKLSNAIMQKFEKSGIPTHYVEEINDRDTFVKKVEIVPLEVIIRNVAAGSFSKRMGVEEGTELLCPILEFSYKNDDLHDPLINHYYALALGLATQDEIDKITEYAFKVNDLLKEIMDAANIRLIDFKVEFGRTPDGTIILADEISPDTCRFWDKSTGEHLDKDLFRRDLGGEEGAYQEVMKRLIG
- the uvrA gene encoding excinuclease ABC subunit UvrA; translated protein: MANKNIVVKGARQHNLKNIDVTIPRDKFVVITGLSGSGKSSLAFDTIYAEGQRRYVESLSSYARMFLGQANKPDVDSIDGLSPAVSIDQKTTSKNPRSTVGTTTEIYDYLRLLYARCGVAHCPVCGKVVKEQTTDQIVDEVLKLGLDENSVAIVMAPVVTGRKGEFTKLFADLLKEGFTRVRINGKIQKLDGEPIKLDKQVKHFIDVVLDRVKINDKNTSRLAEAIENATRISDKQVLVKVTDKTKQDVNVDSISSGARMELPSDEHLFSLSLACPEHGFSLNKLEPRDFSFNSPYGSCPDCLGIGSREEPDVDLIVPDQNLSISEGAIEPFRSGNYYPQLIRAVLKHMGESPLTPYKKLKKATRNALMFGLGDVPVRVDYHTLDGRNTYWNKTWEGILSAVQERYMDASSDKQREKLSRYFSIVPCQTCKGRRLRPEILAVTINGKSIIDVCELSSKECLEFFSSLKFEGAEAEIANPILKEICARLNFLVSVGLDYLTLDRATSTLSGGESQRIRLATQIGSGLVGVLYILDEPSIGLHQRDNDRLIAQLKHLRDLGNTVVVVEHDEDTIRSADYIVDMGPRAGENGGEVVACGDVNKIMKSKKSLTADYLTGKRKIEVPDERRKAKSGYLTLSGATQNNLKSVNVKIPLGTLTVVTGVSGSGKSSLIIDTLAPVLGNKLNHAHKKCGDYKKITGLDKLDKLISIDQSPIGRTPRSNPATYVGLWDDIRQLFASTPDSKAKGFGPGRFSFNVANGRCEACKGDGQIKIEMHFLPDIYVPCEQCGGKRYNNETLSVYYRGKNIYDVLEMTVDEALEFFHNIPSIKRKLQTLHDVGLGYIRLGQGATTLSGGEAQRVKLASELQKKQTGKTFYILDEPTTGLHFEDVRQLLAVLQALVDKGNTVLVIEHNLDVIKSADWIVDLGPEGGSGGGEILVCGTPEDVAKCNRSYTGQFLKKML
- the purE gene encoding 5-(carboxyamino)imidazole ribonucleotide mutase, with the protein product MSAHKRVLVVMGSISDADKVLKCCDILKKFNVDFEAHVISAHRTPNEAAKAAKEAKKNGFGVIICAAGMAAHLAGAFAANTTLPVIGLPLSGGIEDGLDALLSTVQMPSGFPVATVAVDGAKNAAYLTISILALSDEELALSLDNFRDETINDILSKDEQLQSML
- a CDS encoding tyrosine recombinase XerC; this encodes MSDLLSNFLVGLEDSHEEMLENFCNSLLVVETKSNHTIRNYEIDVRNFLEWCEANEFDPLCLSRVQFRQYLGRLTSQGLAKATLNRHLSSIRSFYRYLNLQGATSSDPVVGIVCPKKESKLPRVMNADEIAALLKVHVNSDDVKDIRDQELLEFIYACGSRVSEVSDLKITSVDFQSQQVRLFGKGSKERIVPLHNLCLKSLKLYLDKSRDVLLNGSTNDLFFISNTGKKFSTNAIRKMFKQTLIKANLDASYSPHVLRHSFATDCLNGGADLKSVQEMLGHVDLSTTQIYTHISSAKLLEAHKLAHPRG